The Pseudomonas allokribbensis genome has a window encoding:
- a CDS encoding DUF6124 family protein has protein sequence MFKPTPNPPETDPASPYDSLDPKKLNEAAERALDHYLCPGARIMATVNEPDRMYFANPACNTESLLANASETLGSASEMLNNFAALLPPSHRKTALGIAQVVMVAELAVNQALDHVEPK, from the coding sequence ATGTTCAAACCTACGCCTAACCCGCCAGAAACAGATCCGGCCTCCCCCTACGATTCCCTCGACCCCAAAAAACTCAACGAAGCCGCCGAACGCGCCCTCGACCACTACCTCTGCCCCGGCGCCCGCATCATGGCCACAGTCAACGAACCCGACCGCATGTACTTCGCCAACCCCGCCTGCAACACCGAATCCCTGCTGGCCAACGCCAGCGAAACCCTCGGCTCCGCCAGCGAAATGCTCAACAACTTCGCCGCGCTACTGCCGCCATCTCACCGCAAAACTGCACTGGGCATCGCTCAGGTAGTCATGGTTGCGGAACTGGCGGTTAACCAGGCGCTTGATCACGTCGAGCCGAAATAG
- a CDS encoding putative bifunctional diguanylate cyclase/phosphodiesterase yields MECAQPTPGEGSSVLLIVDDYPENLISMRALLQRQDWQVMTAASGFEALSLLLEHDIDLVLLDVQMPGMDGFEVARLMRGSQRTRLTPIIFLTANEQSQDAVIKGYASGAVDYLFKPFDPQILKPKVQALLEHQRNRRALQRLSQDLESARAFNASVLDNAAEGILVLAEDGLIRFANPAISRLLNAPVKELEGQEFLDYLQKPHIPLWADSEFYASYKRGETLRLHDALLRTAPGQQVPVALSCAPLPSEQHAMVVTVLDMSVVRHLHQQLEFQAVTDPLTGLLNRRGFYQTVENLLLRGERTDSSWVLMYLDLDGFKRVNDSLGHDAGDRVLRWVSEQLKACLRPFDILARMGGDEFTALLDLEFPEQAAKIAEKLIERVSICQQIEGMDIALGASIGIATYPDCGNNLDGLMRASDIAMYEAKRAGRQQYRFYDHEMNGRARSRLMLEESVRNAIENRDFNLVYQPQVAIGDGRIRGFEALLRWQHPSVGDVPPGLFLPLLEEATLISRLGSWIYHRGAGQRKAWESEFSKDLVLGVSLSNTQFGLPNLVTELRQVLERHGLQPHQMEVEVTEEALTVNPDETRKQLRLLRNLGVRVALDDFGSGSCSLSHLRDLELDTLKLDRHLIARLPDSSRDASLVRSVIELCKEYGLLVIAEGVETVEQYQWLQAHGCEYVQGFLVARPLVAEDATRFAEPFDWSALAS; encoded by the coding sequence ATGGAATGCGCGCAACCCACGCCAGGTGAAGGCAGCTCAGTCCTTTTGATCGTTGATGACTACCCTGAAAATCTGATCAGCATGCGCGCGTTGTTGCAGCGCCAGGACTGGCAGGTGATGACCGCGGCTTCCGGTTTCGAAGCCCTCAGCCTGTTGCTTGAACACGACATCGACCTGGTTCTGCTGGATGTGCAGATGCCGGGCATGGACGGTTTCGAGGTCGCGCGTTTGATGCGTGGCAGCCAGCGAACGCGGCTGACGCCAATCATTTTCCTCACCGCCAACGAGCAATCCCAGGACGCCGTGATCAAGGGCTATGCCAGTGGCGCGGTGGATTACCTGTTCAAACCCTTCGATCCACAGATTCTCAAACCGAAAGTCCAGGCGTTGCTGGAGCACCAGCGCAATCGCCGGGCGTTGCAGCGCTTGAGTCAGGATCTGGAATCGGCGCGGGCCTTCAATGCGTCGGTGCTGGATAACGCGGCCGAAGGGATTCTGGTGCTGGCCGAGGATGGTTTGATCCGCTTCGCCAACCCGGCGATTTCGCGGTTGCTGAATGCCCCGGTGAAGGAGTTGGAGGGGCAGGAGTTTCTCGATTACTTGCAGAAACCGCACATTCCGCTGTGGGCCGATTCCGAGTTTTATGCCAGTTACAAACGTGGCGAGACGCTGCGATTACACGATGCGTTGCTGCGTACCGCACCGGGTCAGCAGGTGCCGGTGGCACTCTCCTGCGCGCCGTTGCCGAGCGAGCAACACGCGATGGTGGTGACGGTGCTGGACATGTCGGTGGTGCGTCATCTGCATCAGCAGTTGGAATTTCAGGCAGTCACCGATCCGTTGACCGGACTGCTTAATCGTCGCGGTTTCTACCAGACGGTTGAGAACCTGCTGCTGCGCGGCGAGCGCACGGACAGCAGTTGGGTGCTGATGTACCTCGATCTCGATGGCTTCAAACGGGTCAATGACTCCCTCGGCCATGATGCCGGGGATCGGGTGCTGCGCTGGGTCTCCGAGCAACTGAAAGCCTGCCTGCGACCGTTCGACATTCTGGCGCGGATGGGCGGTGACGAGTTCACCGCGCTGCTGGATCTGGAATTCCCCGAACAGGCAGCAAAGATCGCCGAGAAGCTCATCGAACGAGTGTCGATCTGTCAGCAGATCGAAGGCATGGACATCGCCCTCGGCGCCAGCATCGGCATCGCGACGTACCCGGATTGCGGCAACAACCTCGACGGTTTGATGCGCGCCTCGGACATTGCCATGTACGAAGCCAAGCGCGCCGGGCGTCAGCAATATCGCTTCTACGATCATGAAATGAACGGCCGCGCGCGCTCACGGCTGATGCTGGAAGAGAGCGTGCGCAACGCCATCGAGAACCGTGATTTCAATCTGGTGTATCAGCCGCAGGTGGCGATTGGTGACGGCAGGATTCGCGGTTTCGAGGCGTTGCTGCGCTGGCAGCATCCGAGCGTCGGCGACGTGCCGCCGGGGTTGTTCCTGCCGTTGCTGGAGGAGGCGACGCTGATCAGCCGGCTCGGCAGCTGGATCTATCATCGCGGCGCCGGGCAGCGTAAGGCCTGGGAGTCCGAGTTTTCCAAGGATCTGGTGCTCGGCGTGAGCCTGAGCAATACCCAGTTCGGCCTTCCGAATCTGGTCACCGAATTGCGCCAGGTGCTGGAGCGCCATGGTTTGCAGCCGCATCAGATGGAAGTGGAAGTCACCGAGGAGGCGCTGACGGTCAATCCCGATGAAACGCGTAAACAGCTGCGGTTGCTGCGCAATCTCGGGGTACGGGTGGCGCTGGATGATTTCGGTTCCGGGTCCTGTTCGTTGTCGCATCTGCGCGACCTGGAACTGGATACCCTCAAACTCGATCGCCACCTGATCGCCCGATTGCCGGACTCGTCCCGCGACGCTTCGCTGGTGCGCAGCGTCATCGAGCTGTGCAAGGAATACGGCTTGCTGGTGATTGCCGAAGGTGTGGAAACCGTCGAGCAATACCAATGGCTGCAAGCCCATGGTTGCGAGTACGTGCAAGGGTTCCTGGTGGCGCGGCCGTTGGTCGCCGAGGACGCGACGCGCTTTGCCGAGCCGTTCGACTGGAGCGCGTTGGCCAGTTGA
- a CDS encoding polysaccharide lyase family 7 protein, with protein MIDLATWNLSVPVGSPPYTVETSKLVNGFKDQYFHSDTGTLFFWSPVTGSKTENAIYPRTELRETYSNGTLRNWYYPDADNLLRATLSVNKVPSSGKIVIGQIHAYESQKPLVKLEYQYKTKLESGNLVIKVRMHPDDDEGRVITLATGIKLDREFNYLIHLSPGGALGISAAGYQWDSQISATWRNKPLYFKAGVYVQDNTGYTSEGGQVTFSKLDIDHDK; from the coding sequence ATGATCGACCTCGCAACCTGGAACCTCAGCGTTCCCGTTGGCAGCCCGCCCTACACCGTCGAAACCTCCAAACTGGTGAACGGCTTCAAGGATCAGTACTTCCATTCCGACACCGGCACCCTGTTCTTCTGGTCCCCGGTGACCGGCTCGAAAACCGAAAACGCCATCTACCCGCGCACCGAACTGCGCGAAACCTACAGCAACGGAACATTGCGCAACTGGTACTACCCGGACGCCGACAACCTGCTGCGCGCGACCCTTTCGGTCAACAAAGTGCCCAGCTCCGGCAAGATCGTCATCGGGCAGATTCATGCGTATGAAAGCCAGAAGCCGCTGGTGAAGCTTGAGTATCAGTACAAGACCAAGCTTGAGTCCGGCAACCTGGTGATCAAGGTGCGGATGCACCCGGATGATGACGAAGGCCGGGTGATTACCCTGGCGACCGGGATCAAACTGGATCGCGAGTTCAATTACCTGATTCACCTGAGCCCCGGAGGTGCGCTGGGTATCAGTGCGGCGGGATATCAGTGGGACTCGCAGATCAGCGCCACGTGGCGCAACAAGCCGTTGTACTTCAAGGCAGGCGTGTATGTGCAGGACAACACCGGTTACACCAGCGAGGGTGGGCAGGTCACGTTCAGCAAGCTGGATATCGATCACGATAAATAG
- the fba gene encoding class II fructose-bisphosphate aldolase (catalyzes the reversible aldol condensation of dihydroxyacetonephosphate and glyceraldehyde 3-phosphate in the Calvin cycle, glycolysis, and/or gluconeogenesis), with the protein MALISMRQMLDHAAEFGYGVPAFNVNNLEQMRAIMEAADKTDSPVIVQASAGARKYAGAPFLRHLILAAIEEFPHIPVCMHQDHGTSPDVCQRSIQLGFSSVMMDGSLGEDGKTPTDYEYNVRVTQQTVAMAHACGVSVEGELGCLGSLETGMAGEEDGIGAEGVLDHSQMLTDPEEAADFVKKTQVDALAIAIGTSHGAYKFTKPPTGDVLAIDRIKEIHKRIPNTHLVMHGSSSVPQEWLAIINQYGGDIKETYGVPVEEIVEGIKHGVRKVNIDTDLRLASTGAMRRLMATNPSEFDPRKFFGETVKAMRDVCIARYEAFGTAGNASKIKPISLESMYQRYLKGELNAKVN; encoded by the coding sequence ATGGCACTTATCAGCATGCGCCAGATGCTGGACCACGCAGCCGAATTCGGCTACGGCGTTCCAGCCTTCAACGTCAACAACCTTGAGCAGATGCGCGCCATCATGGAAGCCGCTGACAAGACTGACTCCCCGGTGATCGTTCAGGCTTCGGCCGGCGCTCGCAAATACGCTGGCGCGCCGTTCCTGCGTCACCTGATCCTGGCCGCGATCGAAGAATTCCCGCACATCCCGGTGTGCATGCACCAGGACCACGGCACCAGCCCTGACGTCTGCCAGCGCTCGATCCAGCTGGGCTTCAGCTCGGTGATGATGGACGGCTCCCTCGGCGAAGACGGCAAGACGCCGACCGACTACGAATACAACGTCCGTGTTACCCAACAAACCGTGGCCATGGCTCACGCCTGCGGCGTTTCGGTTGAAGGCGAGCTGGGCTGCCTGGGTTCGCTGGAAACCGGCATGGCCGGTGAAGAAGACGGCATCGGCGCTGAAGGCGTTCTGGATCACAGCCAGATGCTGACCGACCCGGAAGAAGCCGCTGACTTCGTCAAGAAAACCCAAGTTGATGCCCTGGCCATCGCCATCGGCACCAGCCACGGCGCCTACAAGTTCACCAAGCCACCTACCGGTGACGTGCTGGCGATCGACCGCATCAAGGAAATCCACAAACGCATCCCGAACACCCACCTGGTGATGCACGGTTCCTCGTCGGTTCCGCAAGAGTGGCTGGCGATCATCAACCAGTACGGCGGCGACATCAAAGAAACCTACGGCGTACCGGTTGAAGAAATCGTCGAAGGCATCAAGCACGGCGTGCGCAAGGTCAACATCGACACCGACCTGCGTCTGGCATCCACCGGCGCCATGCGTCGCCTGATGGCCACCAACCCGAGCGAATTCGACCCACGTAAATTCTTCGGCGAAACCGTGAAGGCGATGCGCGACGTGTGTATCGCTCGTTACGAAGCTTTCGGTACTGCCGGCAACGCTTCGAAGATCAAGCCGATCTCGCTGGAAAGCATGTATCAGCGTTATCTGAAGGGTGAGTTGAACGCCAAGGTCAATTGA
- a CDS encoding M48 family metallopeptidase — MTALKYLQAYPAQLQDQVRQLIAEDRLGDYLSQRYPGRHDVQSDKALYGYALDLKQEYLRNAPAIDKVLFDNRLDLTHRALGLHTTVSRVQGGKLKAKKEIRIASLFKEVAPEFLKMIVVHELAHFKESDHNKAFYKLCDHMLPGYHQIEFDLRVYLTWRDMQ; from the coding sequence ATGACTGCGTTGAAATACCTCCAGGCCTATCCCGCGCAATTGCAGGATCAGGTGCGCCAATTGATTGCCGAAGATCGCCTCGGTGATTACCTGAGCCAACGCTATCCGGGCCGCCACGATGTGCAGAGCGACAAGGCGTTGTATGGTTACGCGCTCGATTTGAAACAGGAATACCTGCGCAACGCCCCGGCCATCGACAAGGTCTTGTTCGACAACCGCCTCGATCTGACCCATCGCGCCCTCGGTCTGCACACCACGGTTTCTCGGGTGCAGGGCGGCAAGCTCAAGGCCAAGAAAGAGATTCGCATCGCCTCGCTGTTCAAGGAGGTCGCGCCGGAGTTTCTGAAGATGATCGTGGTGCACGAGCTGGCGCACTTCAAGGAATCGGATCACAACAAGGCGTTCTACAAATTGTGTGATCACATGCTGCCGGGCTATCACCAGATCGAGTTCGACCTGCGGGTTTATCTGACCTGGCGAGACATGCAATAA